The stretch of DNA CGACAAAGGCATGCTTCTCGGTGTCCCAATACGCCAGCTTTTCGCCGGGCAGAGCGAACGTCACGGTCCTCATCTCTCCGGGCTTCAGCGCAAAGCGCTGGAACCCGCGCAGTTCCTGCAACGCCCGTTTCACGCGGCTATTGGGCTTGCGCACATAGAGTTGCGCCACCTCCTCGCCTTCGCGCGCACCGGTGTTCTTCACGTCTGCGGCGACGGTGAGGGCGCCGTCTGCGGCAATCGCTTGGGCCGACAGGCGCACATTCGTGTACGTGAACGCCGTGTAGCTCAGCCCGTGGCCGAAGGGAAACAGCGGCTCGCCGCGGAGAAACATGTGCGTAAAGCCCTGGGAAATATCGTACTGATCTCGTGAGGGGACCTGCTCATCCGAGGCATAGACCGTGTGAGGCAGGCGCCCGGCCGGGTTCTCGTCGCCGAACAGGACATCGGCGATGGCATGACCGCCTTCTTCGCCCGACCACCAGGCCTGGAGGATCGCGGGGACATTTTCCTTCAGCCACGGCACGGCGAGGGGCCCGGCACTCATTTGTATGACGACGGCACGCCTGTTCGCCGCGAAGACCGCCTTGACCAGTTCCTCCTGACGGCCGGCCAACTTCAACGTCTTCCGATCGAGCGTCTCGTGTTCGACTTCGGTCGTCGTGCCGATACAGAGCAGGACAAGATCGGCATCGCGGGCGGCGGCGGCGGCCTTCGCGATCGAGGCACCTT from Lentisphaerota bacterium encodes:
- a CDS encoding family 3 glycosyl hydrolase produces the protein GASIAKAAAAARDADLVLLCIGTTTEVEHETLDRKTLKLAGRQEELVKAVFAANRRAVVIQMSAGPLAVPWLKENVPAILQAWWSGEEGGHAIADVLFGDENPAGRLPHTVYASDEQVPSRDQYDISQGFTHMFLRGEPLFPFGHGLSYTAFTYTNVRLSAQAIAADGALTVAADVKNTGAREGEEVAQLYVRKPNSRVKRALQELRGFQRFALKPGEMRTVTFALPGEKLAYWDTEKHAFVVEPGEYDVLIGASSGDIRVVSRFTVTAPR